In Chloroflexota bacterium, the DNA window CCCACCAGCCGAATCTCCGCTTTGGCCGGCACTGAAACCTGGAGCGTGACTCCGGCCCCGCCCGGAATCTCGTCGCCGATGATCGCCGTTGCCTTGTCGCCCTGCGCCGAAAAGCGAAAGCCCTTTGTGGGCGCAGGCACTTCGTAACCTACAAAGCAATGACCGTCGCGCAAGGCGTTGAAGATCAGATCACAATCGTGCTCGTAGTCGCCGTTCAACGAGTCGGGCAGGAGAAGATGGGTGTTGACGGCGCGGAAGCAGTGCTCGTAAGGGAAGATGACGGCGGAGCGCCCGAACATGTGATACGTCGTGCCATGCACGTCCGAGTTGCCAATACCCACAATGCGCCCGCCCGCTTTCGCGGCCAGCAGTTCGTCCCATTTCTTCAACGCTTCGGGATGCGGGCCTTTGATGCCTTGCTCTGGGTTAGAGGCAAACTTGATCGCCGCCGCCGGCGAGGTGAGCAGGCCGGCAAACTCGCTCATGTAGTTCCAAATCTCAAGGCCGTGAAAGCCGCTCACATCCCAGCGCCGCCAGTGAATTGGCTCGTAGTTAACAAGGGCTGTGCCGTAATCAAACGGGTGGGCCAGGAAGGCCAGGCCTTTGGCCTCATTCACACCGTCGAGTAGAAGTTGCGGATCGTGGGCCAG includes these proteins:
- a CDS encoding PHP domain-containing protein, whose amino-acid sequence is MPLVEAIGNLHMHTPYSDGEWYHADIAQAAIRAGLDFIVVTDHNVWVQGIPPYHCSDDGKKKVLVITGEEVHDQALQPQSNHLLVYNTGRELAALAHDPQLLLDGVNEAKGLAFLAHPFDYGTALVNYEPIHWRRWDVSGFHGLEIWNYMSEFAGLLTSPAAAIKFASNPEQGIKGPHPEALKKWDELLAAKAGGRIVGIGNSDVHGTTYHMFGRSAVIFPYEHCFRAVNTHLLLPDSLNGDYEHDCDLIFNALRDGHCFVGYEVPAPTKGFRFSAQGDKATAIIGDEIPGGAGVTLQVSVPAKAEIRLVGNGKVVVKKENDTHLTYITTEPGAYRVEAYIPFKGQQRGWIFSNPIYVR